The stretch of DNA GGTTGGAGCAAGCGCAAAATACCTAAGCTGCTCGCTCATCATTGAAGAGGGGCTTAGTATAGAGGAGCTTGAAAAGGTGCTTGGCTCGCTTGCAGAAACTTGCAAAGATAGCGGTGTAAGCGTAGTTTGCGGCGATACGAAGGTCGTGCCAAAGGGCAAATGCGATAAAATTTTCATAAACACAGCAGGTATCGGCGAGATAGTTTGCGAGGGTGTGGAGCTTAAAAATTTAAAAGCAGGGGCAAAAATTCTCATCTCTGGAGATGTTGGCAGACACGGCGGCGTGGTGCTAGCAGCAAGAGAAGAATTTGAGCTTGGGCTTGATTTAAAAAGTGACTGCAAGAGCCTAAAAGAGGTTGTATTAAAGCTATTTAGTGCTGGCATAAAACCACAAACTATGCGTGATGCGACAAGGGGCGGACTAAGTGCGGTGCTAAACGAGTGGGCTAAATTTAGCAAATTTGACATCTTAGTTTTTGAAGAAAATATCAAGGTCGCAGACGAAGTGATGGGCGTTTGTGAGCTATTTGGATTTGAGCCTTACGAGCTTGCAAATGAGGGCACTTTTGTGATGGCTGTCGATGAGAGTCAGGCTGAAGAGGCACTTGGGATTTTGCGAGAATTTGATAAAAACGCGATGATAATAGGCACGGTAATGGAAGCTAAAAACGAGCGTGTCATCATCGAAAACGCCTATAAATCAAGAAGATTTCTCGAGCCGCCAAAGGGCGAGCTACTACCAAGGATCTGCTAATGCATGAGCTTAGTATCGTTCAAAATTTAGTCAGCCTTTGCGAGAAAAATGCCGCCAAAGAAAACGCAAAAGAGATAAGCAAGATCGAGATAAAAGTTGGCCGTTTAAGCGGAGTGGAGCCTCATTATTTGCAGAGCGCTTTTGATGTTTATAAGGCTGGTACGATCTGCGAAAATGCCGAACTTGTGATAAATTTACAAGGCATTGTTATTGAGTGTTTGGATTGTAGATTTGGCGGGGAGCTTAGCGAAAATGACTTTACTTGTCCAAAGTGTAAAAGTCAAAATTTAAAGGTGACTGACGGCGAAGATATGTATCTGATGCGCCTTGAGATGAAGTAAATTTTACATATTTTTATATGTAAAATTTCATGCTTTTTATTAAAATATTTTAATAGCACTAGTATCAAAAAAATAGCTACCAAGGTCTTGATCTTTAGCTTTTGATATCCTTTTTACGCACTTTGCGAGCTGAGGATAATAAAAATAATCAAAAATGAGCGCTCACTCTTGGCTTTAGAAGCAGCCAATAATTTTTCTATAATTTTCGTGCTTTGTAGATTTAAACTACTCAAATATCAAAAACGGAGCCTGAATCACGTTTCTTATTATCTTTAGTGGCGAAAGCAAGGCGTCTTGCAGGATCTGCGTCGAGTACTCAGGCTTATCGGTAGTGCCACGTATGGCGATGACGGTTGAGAGCGAGCGGTCCTTGCCAAGGATTATTTGATTTACCAGTGGAATTTTATCAATGATACTGCTAGCATCTTTTAGTAGCTTTAGCTCAAGGTCGATATTTATCTTTTTGCTCTTTAGATCGATCATGCCACGCCCGCCGATATCAGCGCTTGTGCCTATCATTTCAATCGCCAAAAACTCGATCATATCGCCATTTCTAGTGAGTAAAATTTTACCATTTTTAACAGTAAAGCCCTTGTCGTTAAAGTCAGGTGTTTTAAAGCTAAGAAGCGATGGAACGGAGTTTAAAAAGCTAAGTAGCCTTTGATAAAAGATATAATCCTTTAAAAAAGTATCAAAAAATCTCACCTCAGCTTTGAAATTCTTCGAGTTTTCTCCAAGCATTTTTAGGCGAAATTTACCGCCTTCAAAGCTCTTGATACCAAAAAGGTCGTTTATAAATTCTCCGCTTATGTCGGTTGCGTCTAAATTTATACTCTTTTCATCATTAAAATAGCCAACTCTTCCTTGTTTTGCTAGCCCATTTAGTGAGGTGCTTTTGCCATTTTTCTCGGCGCTAAAGCTAGCAAATGGCAAGGTCTTGTTTAGATCCCTTAAAATGATATCGCCATTTTTTGCTAAAAGCTCAAGCGGAGTGCTTTGCTCGCTGGTTTTGTTATCGTCAAGCACTAGCAAATTTAGATCTTTAGTTTTTACGTTTATGGCTTTTTCTTTTATGTCTAGGCTTAGCTTTTTACTTGCACTATCTACCTTCACGCCAGCTTTTGAGACTAAAATTTTAAGATCATCGTTTTCATACTTTGAGCCATTTTTATCTAAAAACGGCAAATCAAAGTTTGCCTCTTTGGCAAAAATTTCAAGATCAGTAAAATCCTTGCTTTTTATGCTAAGCTCATCAAAACCATGCACGCCGTTTTGCTTTAAAACAGGCGAGCTCTCTATGAAAAATTTACTATTTTTTGTTGCTATTTTACTTTCACTGCCAAAGCTCATATCAAGCCCAAATGGCTCTATCTTAAGCAAAGTTTCACCAGCCTTGCTAAAGTCTAAAAATGCGCTAAATGGCTCATTTTTAAAGGCTAAAATTTCATCATTTTTCTCTTTTAGATCAAAGCTTTCTATCACGCCTTTTATCTCGCCAGTACTTTTTTGTAAATTTATATCAGCCTTAGCATTTGCTTTAAAAAACTCAAGCCCAAAGCCAGTAGCATCGATGCTTAAATTTGTCGTATTTATGAGCTTTACGAGAGCATTTTTGGTATTAAATTTACTTCCAGCTATTTCTAAAACCGCGTCACTTAGTTTAAATTCTCCATTTGCAATGACGCTTTTTTCATCAAAATTTTCTAAGCTTTTCTCATCAAGCTTTATCAAAATTTTTAAGCTAGCATCCATTTTTCCGCTAAGCTGCCTTACTGGCACGATGATTTTATAAGCTTTTAATATCTCATTTATAGCTTCATCATAAATTGATTTTGTCTTTATAAGTAGCTCTAAATTTGCGCTTTTTTCATCAAAGATATTATTTATCACAACGCTTGAGCCATCAAGCTTTTTACCCTTGTAAATAGGCGAAATAAGATCAAATTTAAGCTTTGAGTTTTTAAGTGTGATATTTGCCTCGCCTACATTTACGGCTGGCAAGCCTTTTTCAAATTTAACGAGCAAATTTTTAGTATTTGCGGTGGCATTTAGATCATTTAGATAAAAGTCATTTTTAGCTAGATCAGCCTTGCCATTTATCTCTTTTAGCTCGTAATCATCAGCAACGATGTATCCATATATCCAGCTTTTAACTTCACTATTTAGCTCTATGCGTCTGTCAAGCTCATCAATGAAGTTTTTAATGCTTCCAGCCTCGACATCGTAAGCTTTGTAGGTTAAAAATGTATCTTTTAGAGCAAAATTTAGCTTACCATGCAGCTCATGAGAAGTGAAATTTCCCTCAAATTTATAGTCATTTTTATCAAAATTTGCACTCCCTTCGCCGCTAATGCTGACGTTAAAATCCTTAAAGCTTAAATTTCTAACACTAAAAAGATCTATTCCGTCTTGCTGTTCGTTTTGGAATTTGATGTCTACATTTAAATAAGGGCTATCAACAAAAAATATATCATCTAAAAATAGAATTTTTAGTTTAAAATCATCGCCTATTTGTACATTTTCAAGTGAAATTTCTTGAAAAATCGTATCTATAAAATCTACGCTTTTACTAAGATTTAAAAGGCGCTCATCGCTGCTTTTTTGCTTGCTCTCTTTCTTAAAATTTGGAAGCCTTATCTGCTTTGCTCTTGCAATTATTTTTTTATCTAATTTTATATATAATTGCTCCAATTTTACGCCGTAAAACTCGAAATCGTTAATTTTTATGCCGTATTTTAAAAGTAAGATAAATGAAAGAATCAAGATGATAAAAAATTTTATGAAAAAGCCATATTTAGACATTTTTTTTGATATCGTAGCCATCATTTTCCTAAGTATTTTTGTCTATTTGGCACGCCCTATAAACACAAGCAAGGTCGTTTTTATACCAAAGGGAAGTGTGGGCGAGATTATATCTTATTTAGCTAATCGCAACTTTAACTTAAGCGTGATAGACAAGTACGCCATACTTTTTATCGGCTCTCCGCAATCTGGCTGGATAGAGATCGGCCAAGACAAAATTTCAAGGGTTGATTTTTTAAAAAAACTTGCAAAGTCAAAAGCGGCTTTAACCGAGATAACGCTAATACCAGGCGAAACAACTATCGTTTTTTTAAACCAGATCGCTGCCCAGCTAGGACTTGACCCAGTTAAGCTAAATAGCGAATATAACGCCCTTGCTCCAGTGAGTGATGGCTTTTTGATGCCAAATACATATAAAATTCCAATAGGCATCAGCGAAAGGCACCTTGCTTTTTATCTTGTAAATTCATCAAGAAAGGCTCAAAGCGATATCAGCAATAAAATTTTTGGCGAATACAATGAGAAAAAATGGTTTAAAATTTTAACGATCGCTTCGATCATCCAAAAAGAAGCGGCAAACGACGCTGAGATGCCACTTGTCGCCTCAGTAATTTATAACCGCCTAAATAAGGGCATGAGGCTGCAGATGGATGGCACACTAAACTATGGAATTTATTCGCACGATGTGATCACGGCTGAGCGCATAAGAAGTGATATGAGCGAGTTTAATACCTATCTAAACGACGGCATTCCGCCAAGTCCAGTCTGCTGCGTCTCGATAAGTGCGATCAAAGCGGCGATAAACCCTGCAAAGAGCGATTATTTATACTTTGTGCTTGACAAAAAGGCGAAAAAACACATTTTTTCAAAAACCTTAAGCGAGCACAACCAAAATATAGGAAAATAGAGCTAGAATTTGCGGCAAATGCCTAAAATACAACGAGATTTAATAAAGAAAGTGATAAATTTTAAAAAACTAAAAGGGCTAAAATGAGTGACATTATCTGGACCAAAACTGACGAAGCACCGCTATTTGCAAGCTACTCTCTCTTTCCTATCGTAAAGAGCTTTTTATCACGCGCTGACATTAGCATAACTAGGGCCGATATTAGCCTGGCTGGGAGAATTTTATCTCTTTTTAGCAAAGAGCTTGGACTAAATAAGTCCGATGAGCTGGAGCTTTTAGGCGAGCTGACCAGTCACAAAGAGGCAAATATCATAAAACTGCCAAACATCTCAGCCACGCTTGTTCAGCTAAAAGCAGCGATAGAGGAGCTTAGAAGCAAGGGCATAAATGTGCCTTTTTATCCAGATGAGATCATCACAGACTACGACGAAGAGGTTGCTAAAAAATACCAAAAAGTGCTTGGCAGCGCGGTAAATCCAGTGCTTAGGCAAGGAAACTCAGATAGAAGAGTCTTGCCACCGGTTAAAGAATTTGCCAAAAAACATCCACATAGCAACGGCAGCTGGGATAAGGCAAATAAGACAAAAATTTGCTACATGCAAAAGGGCGATTTTTATGAGAATGAGCGCTCAATTATCGCTAATAAAGATGAGAAATTTTATGTAAATTTCATAAGTGCGGATGGCAAAAAAGAGCTTTTAAAAGAGCTTGCTATCCAAAGTGGCGAAATAGTTGATGCTACATATTTAAGCGTAAACGAGCTAGATAAATTTTATGAAAGCTGCTTTGATGAGGCAAAAAAAGAGAATTTGACCTTGAGCTTGCATCTAAAATGCACGATGATGAAAGTTAGCGATCCAGTCATCTTTGCGCATGCGATAAAAAGCTATTTTAAAGAGGTTTTTACTGAATACGGCGAAGAATTTAAGGCTCACGGTGTGGAGGCTAAAAATGGCTTAAAAGATATGTTTTCTAAAATTTTGCAGCTTAAAAACAAAGATGAAATTTTGGCTAAATTTGATGAAATTTTGAGCAAAAAGGCAAAAATTTGGGCGTTAAATGAAAATGCCAGCAATTTTGACGTACCAAATGACGTCATAATAGACGCCTCCGTGCCAGCACTCATTAGAAGCTCTGGCAAGGTAAAAGATAGAAGCGGCGAGCTAAATTTCTCGCTTTGCATGATCCCAGATAGAACATACGCTAGGGTTTATGAGGCTTGCGTAGCGGACTTTAAGGAGCATGGCGCACTTGACGTGAGCAAGATCGGTAGCGTAGCAAACGTGGGGCTAATGGCTAAAAAGGCTGAGGAGTACGGCAGCCATGATAAGACCTTCATCGCAAAAGAGGACGGAGAATTTGTAGTTTTTGACGAAGCGGGCAAGAGCGTCTTTAAAATTGGCGTTAAAAAGGGCGACATTTTTAGGATGACTCAGGCTAAAGAAGACGCGATAAATGCGTGGTTTGAGCTTGCTTTAAAAAGAGGCGAGATATCAAAAGATGAGCTTATATTTTGGCTAGATAGTAGCCGTGCTCACGATAGAAATTTGATAGCTAAATTTGAAAGATTTAAAGAGAAATTTGCTAGCGCTGGCGTAAAATTTGAAATTTTAAACTACGAGCAAGCAACCACAAAAACGCTTAGCTTGATAAGAGCTGGCAAAAACATTATAAGCGTAACTGGTAACGTTTTAAGAGATTATTTAACCGATCTTTTCCCGATCTTTGAGCTAGGCGGCAGCTCAAAAATGCTCTCAGTTGTGCCGCTACTTGCTGGTGGAGCGATGTTTGAAACAGGTGCTGGCGGAACGGCCCCAACGCTTGTAAAAGAGCTAAAAGAGAAAAATCATCTACTTTGGGATAGCTTAGGTGAGTTTTTGGCGCTTAGTGCTTCGCTTGAACATCTAGCGTTTGTTAAGCAAAAAAAAGAGGCAAAAGAGCTAAGTGATGCGCTAAATAGAGCGGTTGCTAGCTATTTGGACGAAAATAAAACGCCAAATGCTACTCTTGATACTAGGGAGTCACACTTCTATCTGGCACTTTTTTGGGCAAGAGAGATGGCAAAAAGTGGCGGGATTTTAAGTAAAATTTTTGAAAATTTAGCAGACGGGCTAGAGAAAAATGAGAGCGAAATTTTAAAAGAGTTAAGACAAAATGATGGTGCAAGCGCGGAATTTGGCGGATATTATTTGCCAGATGAAGTAAAAGCAAATGAGGCCATGAGGCCAAGTAAAATTTTAAATCAAATAATAGGATGAGAAAATGAAAATAAGTATAGTTGGAGCAGGAAACGTCGGTGCGAGCATAGCATATGCACTTTGTATGAGGGAAGTTTGCGATGAGATCGTACTTGTGGATATATTTGGTGACGTGGCACGTGCAAAAGCGATCGATCTAGCGCAGTCAAGTTGCGTATTTAACGCAAAAACTACCGTTTGCGGTGGCGATGACTTTATGCTAATAGAGGGCAGTGATATCGTAGTGGTAACTGCTGGAAGCCCAAGAAAAGAGGGTCAAACAAGAGAGGACTTACTTCTTAAAAACGCCGTTGTTGTAAAACAAACAGCTCAAAATATCGCAAAATTTGCACCAAATGCGGTGATAATTGTCGTGACAAATCCGCTTGATGTGATGGTCTGGACGGCTCATAAATTTAGTGGCTTTAGCAAAAATAAAGTGATCGGCATGGCTGGTGAGCTTGATGGGGCAAGATGCAGATATGAGCTAGCACTTCTAAAAGATAAGGATGCAAAAGAGCTAAAGACAAAGATAATTGGCGCTCACAACGACGAGATGATCGTATCTGCTAGCAACATTAGCGAAAATTTAAACGAAAATGAGCTTGCAACTCTTAAAAAAGAGACAAGTACAGGTGGTGCAAAGATCGTTAAGCTTCTTGGCACTTCAGCTTACTATGCACCAGCAGCTGCAGTTGTGAAGATGTGTGAAGCGATAATAGGCAAGAGTGATGAAATTTTAAGCGCTAGCGTACTTCTTGATGATGAGCTAAGTTGCGGCAGGCTAGTAAGGCTTGGACGTGAGGGCTTAAAAGAAATTTTAGAGCTAAATATAAATGAAAGTGAGCAAGAGCAGCTAAGTAAAAGCGAAGCTGATATTAGAAAAAACATTAAATTTTTAAAAGAAAATTTGGATTAGGAATATAGATGATAATAAAAGAAAATGTACCTGTTTGGGTCGATGAGAGCAGGTGTAAAGCCTGTGATGTCTGCGTGAGCTACTGCCCAGCTGGTGTGCTAGCGATGAGACTTGAGCCAAAAGCGGTGCTTGGTAAGATGATAGAGGTCGTCTATGCTGACTCATGCATAGGCTGTCGCGACTGCGAGCTTCACTGCCCTGATTTTGCCATTTATGTGGCTGAAAAAGGCTTTAAATTTGCAAAGCTAACCGCTGAGAGCAAAGAGCGAGCTACTGCCGTAAAGGCAAATAAATTTGCAAAGCTTGGAGAGAGCGCATGAGAGAGCTAGTATCAACTGGAAATGCCCTAGTAGCAAGGGCTGCTGTCGAGTGTGGCTGTAACTTCTTTGGCGGATATCCGATCACTCCAAGTAGCGAGATCGCCCACGAGCTAAGCGTGCTTTTGCCAAAACATGGCGGCACATTTATACAAATGGAAGATGAGATAGCTGGGATTTCAGTTTCTCTTGGCGCAAGTGCGAGTGGTGCTAAGGCGATGACTGCTAGCTCAGGACCTGGAATTTCACTAAAGGCTGAGCAAATAGGCCTTGGCTTTATAGCTGAGATACCACTTGTCATCGTAAACGTTATGCGCGGTGGCCCATCAACTGGCTTGCCAACCCGCGTCGCACAAGGCGATATCTTGCAGGCTAAAAACCCAACTCACGGCGATGTAAATATGATAGTGCTAGCGCCTAGCAGCCTAGAGGAGTGCTATACGCAGACAGTTCGAGCGTTTAACCTTGCAGCTAGGTTTATGACGCCAGTTATGCTGCTACTTGATGAGACGATAGGCCACATGCAAGCAAGGGTTAGTTTGCCAGAGATTAGCGAGCTAGAAATTTATAAAAGAAGAGAATTTAATGGCGAGCCAAAAGAGTATAAACCTTATGAGGCCGCACCAGATGAGCCAGCTACGCTAAATCCTTTCTTTAAAGGCTATCACTACCACATAACTGGGCTTCACCACGGCGCCACTGGCTTTCCAACAGAAGATGGCAAGATCGTTGAATATTCGATGAATAGGCTGTTTAATAAGATAAATTTACACACTGACGAGTGCGAAAAATATGAAGAGTTTATGCTTGATGACGCTAAAATTTGCATCATCGCCTTTGGTAGTGTGGCGCTTTCAGCTAAGCAAGCGATATTAAATTTACGCGAAAAAGGGCTAAAAGTAGGGCTATTTAAACCGCTCACACTATTCCCAGCTCCAGCTAAAAAGCTAAAAGAGATATCAAATAAATTTAAGAAAATTTTAGTCTGCGAGCTAAATTTAGGCCAGTATAGTGGCGAAATTTTAAAGATCATCTTAAGAGATGACTTTGCAAAACTGCTAAAAGCAAACGGCAGACCGATAAGCCCAAGCGAGATCGAGGCGAAGATAGGAGAAATTTATGGCTTTTAATTATGATAAATATTTACGAACAGATAAAATGCCTACTCTTTGGTGCTGGGGCTGTGGCGATGGCGTCATACTAAAGGCGCTCATTCGCGCGATCGACACCATGGGCTGGGACATGAACGACGTTTGTGTAGTCTCAGGCATAGGCTGCTCTGGCCGTTTTAGTGGATATCTCGACTGCAATACCATCCACACAACTCACGGCAGAGCCGTAGCTTACGCAACTGGCGTAAAGATGGCAAATCCAGACAAGCACGTCATCGTAGTAACTGGCGATGGCGACGGACTGGCGATCGGGGGCAACCACACGATACACGGATGCCGCCGAAATATCGGGCTAAATCACATCCTAATAAACAACTTCATCTACGCGCTAACAAACTCTCAAACTAGCCCAACCACGCCAAAAGGTATGTGGACGGTCACAGCACAATACGGCAACATCGATCCTAGCTTTGACGCCTGTAAGCTCGCAACCGCCGCAGGTGCTAGCTTTGTCGCGCGTGGTAGCGTCATCGAGCCAGAGAAGCTTACAAAGCTCTTTGTAGAGGGCTTTAGCCACGATGGATACAGCTTTTTTGATGTATTTTCAAACTGCCATATAAATTTAGGTCGCAAGAACAAAATGGGCGAGGCGGTGAAAAATTTAGAGTGGATAAAGGGCCGCACGACTAGCAAGGTCAAATTCGACATGCTAAGTGACGAAGAGAAAGAGGGCATTTTCCCACTTGGTGTGCTTCACAAAGATGAAGAAAAGATCGAATACACCAAAGCTTACGACAAGGTAAGAAGGGCTGCAATGAGCAATGAAGCGATAAATTTTGAGGAGCTAGCATGAAGTCACAACTAAGATTTGTCGGCGTTGGCGGACAGGGCGTCATACTAGCTGGCGAGATCCTCTCAGCTGCCAAGATAAAAGCAGGCGGATATGGCGTCAAGGCCTCTACCTACACATCTCAGGTGCGTGGCGGTCCAACGAAGGTCGATATCATACTTGATGAGAAAGAAATTTTATACCCTTATGCAAACGAGGGCGAGATAGACTTTATGCTTGCTACCGCGCAGATAAGCTACAACGCCTTTAAAAGTGGCGTGAAAGAGGGCGGTGCGATCGTTGTTGAGCCAAATTTGGTAAAAGTGAGCGATGAGGATAAAAAGCGCTGGAAAATTTACGAAATTCCTATCATCTCTATCGCAAAAGACGAGGTTGGTAATGTCATCACTCAAAGCGTCGTAGCCCTTGGCGTAGCAGTGGCGATGAGTGGGTGCATGGATGAAAATTTAGTGTGTGAAGAGATGCTAGCAAGCGTGCCAGCTAAGGTCAAAGAAGCAAACGCAAAAGCTTACGAGCTAGGTCTAAAATACGCAAAAGAGCTTTTAAAATAAATTTTGGCTAATTTTTAGCCAAAATTCTACTATAAACAGAAAAATCAATTATTACTTTTCTTAAAATTTTAAGCATCACTTATCGATATAAAAGATTATATTTATAGTATTTATTTATCTTGCCAAAGCTATGAAATTTTTTAAAAATTGTTCTCATAATGCCTTATTTTAGCTTTCTTAAATAAAATATATTTTTAAATATTTAATAAATTAATAAATTATATTTAAGATTTGTTTTAGTAACATTTCAGATGTAAAATTTTTGTAAAAAGGAGTAAAAATTGAGTTACAAAATCTCAGTTGCAACATGTGCTGCACTTTTGATGTGCAGTGGTTTTTTAAGTCAAGTTTTTGCTGTGCAAACGACAAAACTTGAGGGTATCGAAGTAAATTCAGTCGGTGATAACATCAGCGAGAGTGGCATCGATGAAGGAATTTTAAGTAAAAGAGTAGCCGCTGGTCCTTTGGCTGATAAAAAAGTTATAGATATGCCTTATCAAGTAAATACAATCTCAAAAGAGGTTCTTGATAACCAAGGCGTTCAAGGTTTTGAAGATGCAGTTAGGTATTTTCCTTCAGCTTCTATTCAGTATCGCGGCGGTGGCGATGTTGGTCGTCCGCAAACCCGTGGTTTTCAAGGTTCAGTCGTAGGTAATGTTCTTTGGGACGGCTTTTACTCTACATCAACCACAGCTATACCTATGGCGATGTTTGAGAGTTTGCAGATCCAAAACGGCCTTGCTGGCTCGCTTTATGGTGGCGCCACGCCTTCTGGATATTTCCTCTACTCTCGTAAGTGCCCAGTTCCACTTCAAAATATCATCTAGACTGATTACAGCTCAAGGTCAAATTTGGGCGTAGGACTTGATACTTCAAATAAATTTGAAAAGGTTGGATATAGGGGCGTCTTTTACTACTCAGGCGGAGAAAAGAATGCCAAAGATAGCAAATTTTCTCGTCGCTTAGCCTCACTAGGACTTGATTTTTATCTTACAGAGAATTTAACACTTGAGACAAACTTTAGCCACTATGAGCATAAAAACTCAGGTATGCCAGGTGCTTTTAGTATGCCATTAACAAACGGAGTGGCAAATTTTGATGTACCTAGCCCTGTAAAAGATACCAAAAGAGGACTTGAGCAGTCTTTTGGTGGCAATCATCTTAAAACAACGACAGCTAGCGTAAAACTAAAATATGCTCCAACAGACAACTGGTATTTTGAAGGTGGCTATCAGTGGCAAAAGGCTATCAGAGATATGTATACCTCTAACAATGATTTTTTAAACTCAAAAGGTGATTTTAAGGTGACTCAAACTGGAGGAAGCGGAGCATCTGGCAGATTTGATGTAGATAGTTGGTTCTTAAAAGGTTTGACAAATTTTGAAACAGGTTCTTTATCACATAATTTTGCCGTAGCTATAAATGGATATCGCTGGACTATTTATAGTGCTAGAAATGAAGGCGGTGAAAAAGAACTTGGAACATCAAATTTATATAATCCAGTAATATTTAACGATCAGCACGTAGCAAAAGGAAGTGGCAGATATAAAAATAGAAGTAGTGATATGAAAAATGTATCTGTTGTTGATGATATTAAATTTAATGACTACTTTAGCACTATCTTGTCAGTTTCAAGAAGCTGGTTTACAAGCTATAAGCTAGATCCATCTAAAGAGAAAAACTATGATAAAAGTGGCTTTAACTACGGTGTAAGCCTTGTCTATAAACCAGTTGAAAACGTAAGCCTTTATACTACTTATGCAGATAGTATCTCAAATGAACAATCAACTTATACTTTTAGAAGAGGACCTAGAGCAGGCGAGACTTTAACAGTAGAGCCTATTAGAAGTAAACAATATGAGATCGGTGCAAAAGCAAGACTAGGTGAGCTTGATCTATCAGCTGCGATCTTTGAGATCAAACGTCCAGTAGCATACCTATTTGGAAATGGAGCAAGTGCAGAGTATAAAATTCAAGGCACACAAAGAAACCGCGGCTTTGAGCTAACTACTGGTGGAAAGCTTGTTGATACTTTAAGTATGTATGGTGGTTTTACACTTCTTGATGCTAAGATAAAAAATGCTAAAGATGGCGTATCTGAAGGCAAAACGGTTATTGGTG from Campylobacter concisus encodes:
- a CDS encoding 2-oxoglutarate synthase subunit alpha, whose protein sequence is MRELVSTGNALVARAAVECGCNFFGGYPITPSSEIAHELSVLLPKHGGTFIQMEDEIAGISVSLGASASGAKAMTASSGPGISLKAEQIGLGFIAEIPLVIVNVMRGGPSTGLPTRVAQGDILQAKNPTHGDVNMIVLAPSSLEECYTQTVRAFNLAARFMTPVMLLLDETIGHMQARVSLPEISELEIYKRREFNGEPKEYKPYEAAPDEPATLNPFFKGYHYHITGLHHGATGFPTEDGKIVEYSMNRLFNKINLHTDECEKYEEFMLDDAKICIIAFGSVALSAKQAILNLREKGLKVGLFKPLTLFPAPAKKLKEISNKFKKILVCELNLGQYSGEILKIILRDDFAKLLKANGRPISPSEIEAKIGEIYGF
- a CDS encoding 2-oxoglutarate ferredoxin oxidoreductase subunit beta, whose amino-acid sequence is MAFNYDKYLRTDKMPTLWCWGCGDGVILKALIRAIDTMGWDMNDVCVVSGIGCSGRFSGYLDCNTIHTTHGRAVAYATGVKMANPDKHVIVVTGDGDGLAIGGNHTIHGCRRNIGLNHILINNFIYALTNSQTSPTTPKGMWTVTAQYGNIDPSFDACKLATAAGASFVARGSVIEPEKLTKLFVEGFSHDGYSFFDVFSNCHINLGRKNKMGEAVKNLEWIKGRTTSKVKFDMLSDEEKEGIFPLGVLHKDEEKIEYTKAYDKVRRAAMSNEAINFEELA
- a CDS encoding 2-oxoacid:acceptor oxidoreductase family protein, translating into MKSQLRFVGVGGQGVILAGEILSAAKIKAGGYGVKASTYTSQVRGGPTKVDIILDEKEILYPYANEGEIDFMLATAQISYNAFKSGVKEGGAIVVEPNLVKVSDEDKKRWKIYEIPIISIAKDEVGNVITQSVVALGVAVAMSGCMDENLVCEEMLASVPAKVKEANAKAYELGLKYAKELLK
- a CDS encoding Plug domain-containing protein, whose translation is MSYKISVATCAALLMCSGFLSQVFAVQTTKLEGIEVNSVGDNISESGIDEGILSKRVAAGPLADKKVIDMPYQVNTISKEVLDNQGVQGFEDAVRYFPSASIQYRGGGDVGRPQTRGFQGSVVGNVLWDGFYSTSTTAIPMAMFESLQIQNGLAGSLYGGATPSGYFLYSRKCPVPLQNII
- a CDS encoding TonB-dependent receptor; the encoded protein is MGVGLDTSNKFEKVGYRGVFYYSGGEKNAKDSKFSRRLASLGLDFYLTENLTLETNFSHYEHKNSGMPGAFSMPLTNGVANFDVPSPVKDTKRGLEQSFGGNHLKTTTASVKLKYAPTDNWYFEGGYQWQKAIRDMYTSNNDFLNSKGDFKVTQTGGSGASGRFDVDSWFLKGLTNFETGSLSHNFAVAINGYRWTIYSARNEGGEKELGTSNLYNPVIFNDQHVAKGSGRYKNRSSDMKNVSVVDDIKFNDYFSTILSVSRSWFTSYKLDPSKEKNYDKSGFNYGVSLVYKPVENVSLYTTYADSISNEQSTYTFRRGPRAGETLTVEPIRSKQYEIGAKARLGELDLSAAIFEIKRPVAYLFGNGASAEYKIQGTQRNRGFELTTGGKLVDTLSMYGGFTLLDAKIKNAKDGVSEGKTVIGEPKFQANVLFDYAVPSTNKLAFTTNFHYTGKRYIDNANAHSVNGYFTTDVGARYTTKAWLGKETTIRFDINNLFDKKYWAGMLPSDVDGAIAGRGTSLFLGQSRTFMLSAQVRF